The following proteins come from a genomic window of Aequorivita marisscotiae:
- a CDS encoding O-antigen ligase family protein, with amino-acid sequence MRILLSAIYPYAFLLLYLIIPFDNYIRALPNILLAILVVAFPFIVKREDFKKLKSLPVAIFLVLFGYLFIDSFSSGRLVEDFNIIKKVMIAVGLAILYIPVADAKKINSAIIFSSLAAIIFSVYNFVLITDAVGNFALGDSPQVVESLLIDRLYLGLLCTFSILISFQEIQKKYHPNNNYYLANILINAVFIVLIASKIAVVSLLVLVLIHQFYGKRKIWRILIALAAIMAVGVLFVVIKGEKDIGLNKTFKQGNSPTFIENSLTYELRAVVWQCAQNIVNDEGFTLTGIGFDITKDRLVSCYENQINDVNKKQRFIAERYNTHNQFIDFYLSAGIIALVLFLAFIATSFISIRKQFFPMALLAILLIYCMIENLFHRQIGAYYVGFILIVLITSARSGENNNIKTI; translated from the coding sequence ATGAGGATACTTCTTTCTGCCATATATCCCTATGCTTTTTTGTTGCTCTACCTCATTATACCTTTTGATAATTATATCAGGGCGCTACCAAACATTCTATTGGCAATTTTGGTGGTCGCATTTCCTTTTATAGTGAAGAGGGAAGACTTCAAAAAACTTAAATCGCTTCCCGTTGCCATATTTTTAGTTCTTTTCGGCTATTTATTTATTGATTCGTTTAGCAGTGGAAGACTGGTCGAAGATTTCAATATTATTAAAAAGGTAATGATAGCAGTAGGTTTGGCAATACTATATATTCCAGTGGCTGATGCAAAAAAAATTAATAGCGCCATCATTTTTTCTTCGTTGGCGGCAATCATTTTTTCGGTTTATAATTTTGTACTTATAACCGACGCCGTAGGAAATTTCGCCCTTGGCGATTCGCCGCAAGTTGTAGAATCGCTGTTGATAGACAGACTGTATTTGGGCCTACTCTGTACATTTAGTATTTTAATTTCATTTCAGGAAATTCAGAAAAAATACCATCCAAATAACAATTATTATTTGGCCAATATTTTAATAAATGCTGTATTTATAGTACTTATCGCTTCAAAAATTGCAGTGGTTTCATTATTGGTGTTAGTATTAATACATCAATTTTATGGCAAGCGAAAAATTTGGAGAATCCTTATTGCACTAGCCGCAATTATGGCGGTGGGGGTATTGTTCGTGGTTATTAAAGGTGAAAAGGATATTGGGCTAAACAAAACCTTTAAACAAGGAAATTCACCCACATTTATTGAAAATTCATTAACCTACGAATTACGTGCCGTAGTGTGGCAATGTGCACAAAATATAGTTAATGACGAAGGTTTTACTTTAACAGGCATTGGCTTTGATATAACAAAAGATAGATTGGTTTCGTGTTATGAAAACCAAATTAACGATGTAAATAAAAAACAGCGATTTATAGCAGAACGCTACAACACACACAATCAATTTATAGATTTTTACTTAAGTGCAGGGATAATTGCCTTGGTACTTTTCTTGGCATTTATTGCTACTAGTTTTATATCGATCCGAAAACAATTTTTCCCCATGGCATTGTTAGCAATATTGCTGATATATTGTATGATTGAAAATCTCTTCCACAGACAAATTGGAGCTTACTATGTAGGTTTTATTTTAATTGTATTAATTACAAGTGCTAGGTCTGGGGAAAACAACAACATAAAAACGATATAA
- a CDS encoding glycosyltransferase family 2 protein has protein sequence MPFEEKKKHIDVNEDVLVSVIMPVHNSSKFVAEAVNSVLSQVYHNWELIIVDDASTDNTAAIIEELAAKDHRIKCLKLSANQGPGYCRNKATNIAQGAYIAFLDSDDLWAPEKLKVQLEFMLKNACAVSFTSYLHIDENGNPLNKRVIAMPVLSFKKQRSNNYIGNLTGMYHAATLGKIASPEIPKRQDWALWLEAIKRSKKPAKGIVQDLAFYRIRKDSVSANKVRLLKHNYNFYKKHLGYSIPVSIYFMSCFLWEYFFIRPKFIETLN, from the coding sequence ATGCCATTCGAGGAGAAGAAAAAGCATATTGATGTGAACGAAGATGTACTTGTTTCGGTTATAATGCCAGTTCACAATTCTTCAAAATTTGTTGCTGAAGCAGTAAATAGTGTGCTTTCTCAGGTTTATCATAACTGGGAATTGATAATTGTAGATGATGCCTCTACCGATAATACGGCCGCAATTATAGAAGAACTTGCCGCCAAAGATCACAGAATTAAGTGCTTAAAATTATCTGCCAATCAAGGGCCTGGATATTGCCGTAATAAAGCCACAAACATAGCCCAAGGCGCCTATATTGCCTTTCTAGATTCTGACGATCTTTGGGCGCCAGAAAAATTAAAGGTTCAATTAGAGTTTATGCTAAAAAATGCTTGCGCCGTGTCTTTTACAAGCTATCTTCACATTGATGAAAATGGAAATCCACTTAATAAAAGAGTTATAGCAATGCCTGTACTTTCTTTTAAAAAACAGCGTAGCAATAATTATATTGGCAATTTAACCGGAATGTATCACGCGGCCACATTAGGAAAAATCGCGTCGCCGGAAATTCCGAAGAGACAAGATTGGGCATTGTGGTTGGAAGCAATAAAAAGAAGTAAAAAACCTGCAAAAGGAATTGTTCAAGATTTGGCGTTTTACAGAATTAGAAAGGATTCTGTAAGTGCTAATAAAGTGAGGCTGTTGAAGCATAACTATAATTTTTATAAAAAACACCTTGGGTATTCAATTCCCGTTTCAATCTATTTTATGAGTTGCTTTTTATGGGAATATTTTTTTATTCGCCCTAAATTTATTGAAACTTTAAATTAA
- a CDS encoding MATE family efflux transporter gives MQYTDISFKRIQQLAIPAIISGIAEPVLSATDAAVVGNLDIFAIESLAAVGIVGSFLSALIWILGQTRSAISAIVSQNLGAGKLKDLQNFPAQAIYFNIALSIIVLFSTYFFVEEIFRLLNAEGMILSFSIDYYNIRVWGFPLTLFTFAVFGLFRGLQNTFWPMVIATIGAALNIALDFALVYGIDGYISPMGIKGAGWASLIAQAIMALMALFFLLKKTEVSLKLTFPLHPEISRLVRMSFNLFLRSVALNTALILATREAADLGKEYIAAHTIAFNIWIFTAFFIDGYGAAGNILGGRLLGERNYGSLWKLTKKVNLYNVGVAAVLVFVGFLLYEPLGLLFNKDTQVLTVFYGMFFMVLLCLPFNALAFTLDSIFKGLGEMGYLRNVLLGATIFGFIPVLYFSKYMGWGLIGIWSALIVWVAYRAVALMIKFKRKYIPLIES, from the coding sequence ATGCAATACACCGATATTTCTTTTAAACGAATCCAGCAACTCGCTATTCCGGCTATTATTTCTGGAATTGCCGAACCCGTACTTTCTGCTACCGATGCAGCGGTCGTTGGAAATCTAGACATATTTGCAATAGAATCTCTTGCAGCCGTTGGTATAGTAGGTTCATTTCTTTCTGCCCTTATTTGGATATTGGGGCAGACTAGAAGCGCCATTTCGGCAATAGTTTCACAAAATTTGGGCGCTGGAAAATTAAAAGATTTACAAAACTTTCCCGCGCAGGCAATCTATTTTAATATTGCATTGAGTATAATCGTCCTATTTTCTACATATTTTTTTGTGGAAGAAATTTTCAGATTGTTAAATGCTGAGGGAATGATATTGTCTTTTAGCATAGATTACTACAATATTAGGGTTTGGGGTTTTCCGCTAACGCTTTTTACATTTGCCGTTTTTGGATTGTTCCGGGGTTTGCAAAATACTTTCTGGCCTATGGTAATTGCTACAATTGGTGCAGCACTAAATATTGCGCTCGATTTTGCATTAGTTTACGGGATAGACGGATATATTTCACCAATGGGTATTAAAGGAGCTGGATGGGCTAGTTTAATTGCCCAAGCCATCATGGCGCTAATGGCATTGTTTTTTCTTTTAAAAAAAACCGAGGTTTCATTAAAACTTACATTTCCGTTGCATCCGGAAATATCCCGATTGGTGCGTATGAGTTTCAATTTATTTTTACGATCTGTGGCTTTAAATACGGCATTGATACTTGCAACCCGAGAAGCGGCCGATTTAGGAAAGGAATATATTGCAGCACACACCATTGCTTTTAACATTTGGATTTTCACTGCTTTCTTTATCGATGGCTACGGTGCGGCGGGAAATATTTTAGGAGGAAGACTTTTAGGGGAGCGCAACTATGGTTCTCTATGGAAACTAACCAAAAAAGTAAATCTTTACAATGTTGGGGTAGCTGCTGTACTAGTTTTTGTGGGGTTTTTACTGTATGAACCCTTAGGGTTACTTTTTAACAAAGATACACAAGTACTTACTGTATTTTACGGTATGTTTTTTATGGTACTGCTTTGTCTGCCATTTAATGCCTTGGCTTTTACTTTAGATTCAATTTTTAAAGGTTTGGGCGAAATGGGTTATTTGCGTAATGTGCTTTTGGGCGCAACAATTTTTGGTTTTATACCCGTTCTTTATTTTTCAAAATATATGGGTTGGGGGCTCATAGGCATTTGGAGCGCCCTTATTGTTTGGGTGGCGTATAGAGCTGTGGCATTGATGATTAAATTTAAAAGAAAATACATTCCGTTAATAGAGAGCTAG
- a CDS encoding UDP-glucuronic acid decarboxylase family protein, which translates to MKKRVLITGAAGFLGSHLCDKFIAEDFHVIGMDNLITGDLKNIAHLFKLETFEFYHHDVTKFVHVPGKVDYILHFASPASPIDYLKIPIQTLKVGSLGTHNLLGLAREKNARILIASTSEVYGDPLVHPQTEEYFGNVNTIGPRGVYDEAKRFQESITMAYHRFHGLETRIARIFNTYGPRMRLNDGRVIPAFIGQSLRGEDLTVFGDGLQTRSFCYVDDEVEGLYRLLMSDYPLPVNIGNPEEITILDFAKEIIKLTGTQQKIVFKPLPQDDPMQREPDISKAKKILDWQPKISREEGMRKTFAYFKNLSKEELTKSEHKDFSKHNK; encoded by the coding sequence ATGAAGAAACGAGTCTTAATTACTGGTGCTGCTGGATTTCTAGGCTCGCACCTTTGCGATAAGTTTATAGCCGAAGATTTTCACGTAATAGGTATGGACAACCTAATTACTGGCGATCTTAAAAACATAGCCCATCTTTTTAAACTAGAAACTTTTGAATTTTATCATCACGATGTAACCAAATTTGTTCACGTTCCCGGAAAGGTAGATTATATTCTTCATTTTGCATCTCCCGCAAGCCCGATAGATTATTTAAAAATACCTATTCAAACCTTAAAAGTAGGATCGCTGGGAACGCATAATTTATTGGGTCTAGCTAGAGAAAAGAATGCGAGAATTTTAATTGCATCAACTTCCGAAGTTTACGGAGACCCTCTTGTGCATCCACAAACCGAAGAATATTTCGGAAATGTTAATACCATTGGTCCTCGAGGAGTTTACGATGAGGCTAAACGCTTTCAGGAATCTATTACTATGGCATACCATAGATTTCACGGACTCGAAACACGAATTGCCCGTATCTTTAATACCTACGGTCCGCGTATGCGCTTAAACGACGGGAGAGTAATACCTGCCTTTATAGGGCAATCATTAAGAGGAGAAGACTTAACGGTTTTTGGCGATGGGTTACAAACGCGCTCATTTTGTTATGTTGATGATGAGGTAGAAGGACTTTATCGCCTATTAATGAGCGATTATCCATTGCCAGTAAATATTGGCAATCCGGAAGAAATAACTATCCTAGATTTTGCAAAGGAAATTATTAAATTAACCGGTACGCAACAAAAAATTGTTTTCAAACCCTTGCCACAGGATGACCCCATGCAACGCGAGCCCGATATTTCTAAGGCGAAAAAAATATTAGATTGGCAACCTAAAATTTCAAGAGAAGAAGGAATGAGAAAAACGTTCGCGTATTTTAAGAATCTTTCTAAGGAAGAACTAACGAAAAGCGAACACAAAGATTTTTCAAAGCACAATAAATAA
- a CDS encoding DUF6341 family protein, with the protein MTWKGFWEGIASLFEDFLFIPYDALMKLELDSWWLANIVSWIFLLIGAAAFIYWLRKLKDFNENTEVTYTFDENP; encoded by the coding sequence ATGACTTGGAAAGGTTTTTGGGAAGGAATAGCTTCCCTTTTTGAAGATTTTCTATTTATACCCTACGACGCTTTAATGAAGTTAGAGCTCGATAGTTGGTGGTTGGCAAATATAGTTTCTTGGATATTTTTACTTATTGGTGCGGCAGCCTTTATTTATTGGCTACGCAAATTGAAAGATTTTAATGAAAATACCGAAGTAACTTACACCTTCGACGAAAATCCATAA
- a CDS encoding exopolysaccharide biosynthesis polyprenyl glycosylphosphotransferase has translation MFKSGRYSGLLRPISYGIDLFFIHFFAFEFFGLPFPYFNYVIYLTIAWLLLSTRSGFYEIYRFTHLAKIMSLIGKQGIIFVLIVFSFFGFYNELPTSALTIFKYIGLVLLCVTVMKLSVFFLLKKYRLHLGGNVRKVVIIGLNQKTELLRKFFTDNPVYGYKLYKTFDLRGPNKVTIEECMDYILKENIDEVYSSVAEIGNKDLIKLIDFVDNNLKILKFLPDNKEIYSKKLDFSYYGVLPILSMRKIPIDEPFNKFLKRSFDIVLSLLIIVGILSWLTPLLGLLIKLESKGPVFFKQKRNGLDYKEFYCYKFRSMIPNPMAHLEQIRKGDERVTRVGKIIRKTSIDELPQFINVLKGEMSVVGPRPHMVSHTHMYAERIDKFMVRHFIKPGITGLAQVSGFRGEVEDDNHIINRVKFDIFYLENWSLFLDIKIVFQTIFNAIRGEEKAY, from the coding sequence ATGTTTAAAAGCGGAAGATATTCAGGTTTATTACGGCCTATTTCATACGGAATAGATCTCTTCTTTATTCATTTTTTTGCATTTGAATTTTTTGGGTTGCCATTCCCTTATTTTAACTATGTAATTTACTTAACCATTGCTTGGTTGCTGCTTTCAACACGTTCGGGATTTTATGAAATCTATAGATTTACCCATCTAGCAAAAATCATGTCGCTTATAGGAAAACAGGGCATCATTTTCGTTTTAATAGTTTTTTCTTTTTTCGGTTTTTACAATGAGTTGCCAACTTCGGCTTTAACCATATTTAAATATATTGGTTTAGTATTGTTGTGCGTTACTGTTATGAAGTTGAGCGTTTTCTTTCTACTTAAAAAGTATCGCTTACATCTTGGAGGCAATGTTAGGAAAGTGGTAATTATTGGGTTAAACCAAAAAACGGAATTGCTGCGAAAATTCTTCACCGACAATCCTGTATATGGGTATAAGCTTTACAAAACATTCGATTTAAGAGGTCCAAATAAGGTTACTATTGAAGAATGTATGGACTATATCTTAAAAGAAAATATAGATGAGGTATATTCTTCCGTTGCCGAAATTGGCAATAAAGACCTTATTAAATTAATTGATTTTGTAGATAATAACCTTAAAATATTAAAATTTCTTCCCGATAATAAAGAGATTTACAGTAAAAAACTAGACTTTTCATATTATGGTGTCTTGCCCATTCTATCGATGCGAAAAATACCGATAGACGAACCGTTCAACAAGTTTTTAAAACGCAGTTTCGATATAGTATTGTCGCTACTAATCATTGTTGGCATACTCTCTTGGCTTACTCCATTACTAGGGTTATTAATAAAACTAGAATCCAAAGGACCTGTTTTTTTTAAGCAAAAAAGGAATGGCTTAGATTATAAAGAGTTTTACTGTTATAAATTTCGCAGTATGATTCCTAACCCAATGGCTCACCTAGAGCAAATAAGAAAAGGAGACGAGCGAGTTACACGAGTTGGCAAGATTATTAGAAAAACTAGTATAGATGAGTTGCCGCAGTTTATAAATGTGCTAAAAGGCGAAATGTCTGTGGTGGGGCCCCGTCCGCATATGGTTAGCCACACCCATATGTATGCCGAAAGAATAGATAAATTTATGGTGCGCCATTTTATAAAACCCGGCATTACCGGATTGGCACAAGTAAGTGGTTTTCGCGGCGAAGTAGAAGACGATAATCATATTATTAATAGAGTTAAGTTTGATATTTTTTATCTAGAAAATTGGAGTCTTTTCCTCGATATAAAAATTGTTTTTCAAACTATTTTCAATGCCATTCGAGGAGAAGAAAAAGCATATTGA
- a CDS encoding UDP-glucose dehydrogenase family protein: MKISVIGTGYVGLVTGTCLAETGNEVICVDIDKTKVDKMRNGEVPIYEPHLDVLFERNIKANRLKFTTSLAEGLAHGEIIFLALPTPEDEDGSADLSYVLSVSEEIGKKINNYKVIVDKSTVPVGTAEKVRAIIAENASCEFDVVSNPEFLREGFAVDDFMKPERIVVGSSSERATTLMKKLYSPFVRSGNPIIVMDEKSAELTKYASNSFLATKITFMNEIANYCERVGADVDMVRAGMGTDSRIGRRFLFPGIGYGGSCFPKDVKALKKAGKDADYDFKILKSVIEINSAQKTILLPKIDAYFNDDLKGKTIAVWGLAFKPETDDIREAPSIAIMDALLEKGAILQVFDPEAMPNISKRFGDKLTYSESMYSALEEADALLICTEWSIFRTPDYNKLKELLRNPVIFDGRNLYNINDMETEGFTYISIGRKAVNL; encoded by the coding sequence ATGAAAATTTCAGTAATAGGAACTGGCTACGTTGGTTTAGTAACGGGTACTTGTTTAGCCGAAACAGGGAACGAAGTAATTTGTGTAGATATAGATAAAACCAAGGTAGATAAAATGCGCAATGGCGAAGTGCCTATCTATGAGCCACATCTAGATGTTCTTTTTGAGCGTAATATTAAGGCCAATCGGTTAAAATTTACAACTTCACTTGCCGAGGGATTGGCGCATGGCGAAATTATTTTTCTAGCACTTCCAACGCCGGAAGACGAAGATGGTTCGGCAGATCTTAGTTATGTTTTAAGCGTTTCTGAAGAAATAGGAAAAAAAATTAACAATTATAAAGTAATTGTAGATAAAAGTACGGTACCCGTGGGTACGGCAGAAAAAGTACGTGCCATAATTGCTGAAAATGCAAGTTGCGAATTTGATGTTGTGTCCAATCCCGAATTTTTGAGAGAAGGCTTTGCAGTAGATGATTTTATGAAACCCGAACGCATTGTGGTAGGTTCAAGTAGCGAAAGAGCAACTACACTTATGAAAAAGCTTTACAGCCCATTTGTTCGCTCGGGTAACCCAATAATAGTAATGGACGAAAAATCTGCTGAACTTACAAAATACGCTTCCAATTCGTTTCTGGCTACCAAGATTACCTTTATGAACGAAATTGCAAACTACTGCGAAAGAGTTGGCGCAGATGTAGATATGGTCCGGGCCGGTATGGGAACCGATAGCCGTATTGGCAGACGCTTTCTGTTTCCGGGCATTGGTTATGGGGGCTCTTGTTTTCCAAAAGATGTAAAGGCCCTTAAAAAAGCAGGGAAGGATGCAGACTATGATTTTAAAATATTGAAATCAGTAATTGAAATTAACTCAGCTCAAAAAACAATTCTATTACCTAAAATTGATGCATATTTCAATGACGATTTAAAAGGAAAAACCATTGCAGTTTGGGGTTTGGCATTTAAACCCGAAACCGACGATATACGCGAAGCGCCATCTATAGCTATCATGGATGCATTGTTAGAAAAAGGAGCGATTCTTCAAGTTTTTGATCCAGAGGCAATGCCAAACATCAGCAAGCGTTTTGGTGACAAATTAACCTATTCAGAATCTATGTATAGCGCTCTGGAAGAAGCAGACGCTTTATTAATCTGTACCGAGTGGAGTATTTTCCGCACCCCAGATTACAACAAATTGAAAGAACTACTGCGAAATCCAGTTATTTTTGACGGAAGAAATTTATACAATATAAACGATATGGAAACAGAAGGATTTACCTATATTTCCATTGGAAGAAAGGCTGTAAATTTATGA
- a CDS encoding GNAT family N-acetyltransferase: MIEKAKSSQIDQLLAITKACANTMQSLGIFQWNDYYPNAAAFIEDIKRGELYIYLEGNKIVGCIVISTKMDAVYKTVNWLAPTSNNYYIHRLAVHPDSQGRGIARTLMDFAEKLGAENKLVSIRLDTFSQNARNQKFYEARGYIRLDAIYFYNQSEYPFYCYEFLLPKKTS, encoded by the coding sequence ATGATTGAAAAGGCAAAGAGTTCGCAAATAGACCAATTATTGGCTATAACAAAGGCTTGTGCAAATACCATGCAAAGTTTAGGAATTTTTCAATGGAATGATTACTACCCAAATGCAGCTGCTTTTATCGAAGATATTAAACGCGGTGAATTGTACATATATTTGGAAGGGAACAAAATTGTGGGTTGCATTGTAATTTCAACCAAAATGGATGCTGTGTACAAAACTGTAAATTGGCTCGCACCTACTTCTAATAATTATTATATTCACAGATTGGCAGTTCACCCCGATAGTCAAGGAAGAGGAATCGCACGAACGCTGATGGATTTTGCTGAAAAATTAGGAGCTGAAAATAAATTGGTCTCTATTCGCTTAGATACCTTTAGCCAGAATGCACGTAATCAAAAATTTTATGAAGCGCGCGGGTATATACGTTTGGACGCTATTTATTTTTATAATCAAAGTGAGTATCCTTTTTACTGTTACGAATTCCTACTGCCAAAAAAAACATCTTAA
- the purD gene encoding phosphoribosylamine--glycine ligase — MNILILGSGGREHTFAYKISQSKRCDKLFVAPGNAGTASIATNIPLNITDFKAVNKCVVDNNIEMVIVGPEDPLVQGIANYFADTPELKKVMLIGPSKRGALLEGSKERAKEFMMQHNIPTAAYESFTAKSLEAGKLFLEKLNPPYVLKADGLAAGKGVLILNNLNEAKQELENMLTHSKFGEASSKVVIEEFLDGIELSVFVLTDGKNYKILPTAKDYKRIGEGDTGLNTGGMGAISPVPFADEMLMEKIENRIVKPTVNGLAKENIDYKGFVFIGLIKVKNEPYVIEYNVRMGDPETEVVLPRIKTDLVDLFEATYHKKLNDSTIEIDERAATTIMLVSGGYPENYEKNKIIKGLENIEGSIVFHAGTKAENDKILTNGGRVLAVTSLDSDFRKALKKSYQNIKNISFDRMQYRTDIGFDL; from the coding sequence ATGAATATCTTAATTCTTGGGTCTGGAGGTCGCGAACATACATTTGCTTATAAAATTTCGCAGAGCAAACGCTGCGATAAACTTTTTGTAGCACCTGGAAATGCAGGAACAGCCTCTATTGCAACTAACATTCCGTTAAACATAACCGATTTTAAAGCGGTAAACAAATGCGTTGTTGACAATAATATTGAAATGGTAATTGTGGGTCCAGAAGATCCTTTAGTGCAGGGTATAGCCAATTATTTTGCCGATACGCCAGAATTAAAAAAAGTTATGCTCATCGGACCTTCAAAAAGAGGTGCTTTGCTCGAAGGCAGTAAAGAGCGCGCAAAGGAGTTTATGATGCAGCACAACATTCCCACGGCTGCATACGAGAGCTTTACGGCCAAATCTTTGGAAGCTGGAAAATTATTTCTGGAAAAACTGAACCCTCCTTATGTGTTAAAAGCAGATGGATTGGCGGCAGGAAAGGGTGTTTTAATCTTAAACAATTTAAATGAAGCCAAACAAGAACTTGAAAATATGCTCACCCATAGTAAATTTGGCGAAGCGAGTTCCAAAGTGGTTATCGAAGAGTTTTTAGACGGAATAGAACTCAGTGTTTTTGTATTAACAGATGGTAAAAACTACAAAATTCTTCCCACGGCCAAAGACTACAAACGTATTGGCGAGGGCGATACGGGCTTGAATACGGGCGGAATGGGCGCTATTTCCCCGGTACCCTTCGCAGACGAAATGCTTATGGAAAAAATTGAAAATAGAATTGTAAAACCTACGGTTAACGGGCTTGCAAAAGAAAATATTGATTATAAAGGTTTTGTTTTTATTGGGTTGATTAAAGTGAAGAACGAGCCATATGTTATAGAATACAATGTACGGATGGGCGATCCCGAGACCGAAGTTGTGCTACCGCGCATAAAAACGGATTTGGTAGATTTATTTGAAGCTACCTACCATAAAAAATTAAACGATAGCACTATTGAAATTGACGAAAGAGCCGCAACCACTATCATGCTCGTCTCTGGTGGATATCCTGAAAATTATGAAAAAAACAAAATAATTAAAGGATTAGAAAATATTGAAGGCTCTATTGTTTTTCATGCGGGAACCAAAGCTGAAAATGATAAAATACTTACCAATGGTGGACGAGTATTGGCCGTAACTTCGCTGGATAGTGATTTTAGAAAGGCATTAAAAAAATCCTACCAAAACATAAAAAATATATCTTTTGATAGGATGCAATATCGTACTGATATAGGTTTCGACCTATAA
- a CDS encoding phenylacetate--CoA ligase family protein has translation MNLFEFTLKFSGFPIAEAKRKLKNIQQIPENEFENYVLRAREEIVKYHLQNTPFYKNFIGKNNVAWKEIPVLTKSHLQQPLELRLSTEYQKNSIYISKTSGSSGTPFIFAKDKYCHALAWAKFLSSYGKLEIDLNTSLQARFYGIPLELKGYYKERFKDFLGKRYRFPIFNLSDEKLKGILNSFKKKEFVYMNGYTSSIVLFAKYIKEQKVVLKHICPTLKYCIVTSEMLFEDDKRLMERVFGVPVINEYGASELGMIAFTDKQDNLIGNSEDLFIEILDDNNNAVPLGQTGRIIVTSLYNKAHPMIRYEIGDSGALSTCSTLKRPVLEKLIGRTNDFAKLPSGKVVPGLTFYYVTKTIISNSGNVKEFVIEQSKTNTFNIQYVANRALEPQEKLDIEKSVAKYLETDLKLIFEKMPVLERSKNGKLKQFTSLVEME, from the coding sequence ATGAATTTGTTCGAATTTACATTGAAGTTTAGTGGTTTCCCCATTGCCGAAGCCAAGCGGAAATTAAAGAATATTCAGCAAATTCCAGAAAATGAATTTGAAAACTATGTTCTTAGAGCGCGAGAAGAAATAGTTAAATACCACTTACAAAACACTCCGTTTTATAAAAATTTTATAGGAAAAAACAACGTGGCTTGGAAAGAAATTCCGGTGCTGACCAAGAGCCATCTTCAACAACCTTTAGAATTACGACTTTCTACCGAATATCAAAAAAATTCAATTTATATAAGTAAAACATCGGGTTCTAGTGGAACGCCATTTATTTTTGCGAAAGATAAATACTGTCATGCATTAGCTTGGGCAAAATTTTTATCCAGCTACGGCAAATTAGAAATTGATTTAAACACATCATTACAGGCGCGATTTTATGGAATTCCACTAGAATTAAAAGGATATTATAAAGAACGGTTTAAAGATTTTTTAGGTAAGCGATACAGGTTTCCAATTTTTAATCTTTCAGATGAAAAGTTAAAGGGAATTTTAAATTCATTTAAAAAGAAAGAATTTGTTTATATGAATGGGTACACTAGTTCAATTGTACTTTTTGCAAAATATATAAAAGAACAAAAGGTGGTTTTAAAACACATTTGCCCCACTTTAAAATACTGCATTGTAACTAGTGAAATGCTATTTGAAGACGACAAAAGATTGATGGAACGTGTCTTTGGTGTGCCCGTTATAAACGAATACGGCGCCTCCGAACTAGGGATGATCGCTTTTACGGATAAACAAGATAATTTAATTGGTAATAGCGAAGACCTATTTATCGAAATTCTTGATGACAATAATAATGCAGTTCCGTTAGGCCAAACTGGCCGTATAATAGTTACCTCCCTATACAATAAAGCACATCCGATGATTCGATACGAAATTGGAGATTCCGGAGCGCTCTCTACTTGCAGTACGTTAAAGCGACCGGTGTTGGAGAAACTAATAGGACGAACAAACGATTTTGCCAAATTACCAAGTGGTAAGGTAGTTCCGGGCCTTACGTTTTATTATGTTACCAAAACAATAATTTCAAATAGTGGTAACGTTAAAGAATTTGTTATTGAACAGTCTAAAACCAATACTTTTAATATCCAATATGTTGCAAATAGGGCGCTAGAACCGCAGGAAAAGTTAGATATCGAAAAATCGGTTGCTAAATATTTGGAAACCGATTTAAAACTTATTTTTGAAAAAATGCCGGTTTTAGAGCGAAGTAAAAATGGAAAGTTAAAACAGTTTACTTCATTGGTCGAGATGGAATAA